One Streptococcus gallolyticus subsp. gallolyticus DSM 16831 DNA window includes the following coding sequences:
- the yicI gene encoding alpha-xylosidase, producing MKFLNGGWLVKDGYEVKYATHLYDYRVEPNRLTVYMPYSYVAHKGATLDGGLMTMEIFTPREEIIGVKIYNHKGQVKKAPQFELSTEKVASQIFDNEEQLTLTSDDLSISISKGEQLTVEFAYKGKVIAQSLPRSKAYITDDKKVAHVSEQLTIDVGEKIYGLGERFTNFVKNGQTVDIWNEDGGTGTEQAYKNIPFYVSNKGYGVFVNSSDKVSFEVGSEKVSRVQFSVPGESLEYYVIAGDSMKDVLGHYTDLTGKPSLPPAWTFGLWLSTSFLTDYDEATVNSFVDGMIERDIPLEVFHFDCLWMKEYEWCNFEWDDRTFPDPVNMLKRLKEKGLKICVWINPYIGQKSPLFDEGAEHGYFLKKANGDIWQWDKWQAGMAIVDFTNPEACQWYESKLKNLLDMGVDCFKTDFGERIPTDTVYYNHADPAKMHNYYAYLYNEVVFNLLKRERGDKEAVVFARSASVGSQKFPVHWGGDSTSDYPSMAESLRAGLSFGLGGFGYWSHDISGFEAGANPDLYKRWTQFGLLSSHSRYHGSWEYKVPWLYGDEAVDVTRAFTKLKLSLMPYLQKEAVQTSQSGVPMMRAMVLEFPKDLATHDLDQQYMLGESLLVAPIFNDKGQKDFYVPNAGGAWIDLLTDKAYSAGQWYQENFDYFHLPVLVRPNSILVRKEAVNRAEYDYNQQVTVHVYNLEDGKTAQTAIFDTQGQKAATIKISRKGGDYHLETTGLIDALLHIHYIDDDKVKHYKTALKDNPQTITLNA from the coding sequence ATGAAATTTTTAAACGGTGGCTGGCTAGTCAAAGACGGCTACGAAGTCAAATACGCCACACATCTGTACGATTACCGTGTTGAGCCCAATCGTCTAACGGTTTACATGCCATATTCTTATGTCGCTCACAAGGGCGCAACGCTTGACGGTGGTTTAATGACTATGGAAATTTTTACGCCGCGAGAAGAGATTATCGGTGTGAAGATTTACAATCACAAAGGACAAGTCAAAAAAGCACCGCAGTTTGAATTGTCAACAGAAAAAGTAGCATCTCAGATTTTTGATAATGAAGAACAGCTAACTTTGACTTCTGACGATTTAAGCATTTCAATCAGCAAAGGTGAGCAACTGACAGTCGAATTTGCTTATAAGGGAAAAGTCATCGCGCAAAGCTTACCACGTAGTAAGGCTTATATTACTGATGATAAGAAAGTCGCTCATGTCAGCGAACAATTAACGATTGATGTCGGTGAGAAAATTTATGGGCTCGGTGAGCGTTTCACAAATTTTGTCAAAAATGGACAAACGGTCGATATTTGGAATGAAGACGGCGGAACAGGAACTGAGCAAGCCTATAAAAACATTCCATTTTATGTCAGCAATAAAGGTTACGGTGTTTTTGTCAATTCGTCTGATAAAGTCAGTTTTGAAGTTGGCAGCGAGAAAGTTTCACGTGTCCAATTTTCAGTCCCTGGAGAAAGTCTGGAGTATTATGTCATCGCTGGAGATAGCATGAAAGACGTCTTAGGACACTATACTGATTTGACTGGGAAACCAAGTTTACCACCAGCTTGGACATTTGGGCTGTGGTTGAGCACATCATTTTTAACAGATTATGATGAAGCAACAGTTAATTCTTTCGTGGATGGCATGATTGAACGTGATATTCCACTAGAAGTTTTCCATTTTGATTGTCTCTGGATGAAAGAATACGAATGGTGTAACTTTGAATGGGATGACCGTACTTTCCCAGACCCTGTCAATATGCTCAAACGTCTTAAAGAAAAAGGTTTGAAAATCTGTGTTTGGATTAACCCTTATATCGGACAAAAATCTCCTTTATTTGATGAAGGGGCTGAGCATGGCTATTTTCTGAAGAAAGCAAATGGTGATATTTGGCAATGGGATAAATGGCAAGCAGGAATGGCAATCGTTGATTTTACCAATCCTGAAGCATGCCAATGGTATGAATCAAAATTGAAAAATCTCCTAGATATGGGTGTTGATTGCTTTAAGACCGATTTTGGGGAACGTATTCCAACAGATACCGTTTATTATAACCATGCTGATCCTGCTAAAATGCACAATTATTATGCGTATCTCTACAACGAAGTGGTGTTTAACTTGCTCAAACGTGAACGTGGTGATAAGGAAGCGGTTGTCTTTGCGCGTTCGGCTTCTGTCGGTTCTCAAAAATTCCCAGTCCATTGGGGCGGTGATAGCACATCAGATTATCCTTCAATGGCGGAATCACTTCGAGCAGGTTTGTCATTTGGTTTAGGTGGTTTTGGTTACTGGAGCCATGATATTTCAGGGTTTGAAGCAGGAGCTAATCCTGATTTGTATAAACGTTGGACACAATTTGGCTTACTATCATCACACAGTCGTTATCACGGTAGTTGGGAGTATAAAGTGCCATGGCTCTACGGTGACGAAGCTGTTGATGTCACACGAGCCTTTACAAAATTGAAGCTATCATTAATGCCATATTTGCAAAAAGAAGCTGTCCAAACCTCACAATCAGGTGTTCCAATGATGCGTGCCATGGTTTTGGAATTTCCAAAAGACCTAGCAACGCATGACCTTGACCAACAATATATGCTTGGTGAGTCATTACTGGTCGCACCGATTTTCAATGACAAAGGGCAAAAAGATTTTTACGTACCAAATGCTGGCGGCGCGTGGATTGACCTCTTGACGGATAAAGCCTATTCAGCAGGACAGTGGTATCAAGAAAATTTTGATTATTTCCACCTCCCAGTCCTTGTCCGACCAAATAGCATTTTGGTGAGAAAAGAAGCTGTCAACAGAGCAGAATATGACTATAACCAACAAGTCACCGTTCATGTCTATAACCTAGAGGACGGAAAAACAGCACAAACAGCTATTTTTGACACCCAAGGTCAAAAAGCAGCAACTATTAAGATTAGCAGAAAAGGAGGTGATTACCACCTAGAAACAACAGGTCTCATCGATGCACTCCTCCACATCCATTATATCGATGACGACAAAGTAAAACACTACAAAACAGCGCTTAAAGATAATCCTCAAACAATCACTTTAAACGCTTAA
- a CDS encoding ROK family protein → MPYFCIDVGGTMVKYALLDEHEAVLEHDEIPTQKESKEAFIHSLSKLINPYLTSFEIKGIGISFPGHIVPETGVALQAGAIGVLSGCNVIDLVRQELSQPDIPIIIENDANCAAIAEAYSGRGQDCDDFCLITIGTGIGGAFVHDKKVVHGHSYKAGELGMMIIDYQESGYQTLHDLASTSALVKQYKVLKGLPSEETIHGAAIFEDNDLAVKRLIQEWSTRLAITIFNVVCQNDPDKVLLGGGISRNPHLLPYILLALAKNPFWETFEVPIEICQHQNLAGLLGAYHLLKEKGE, encoded by the coding sequence ATGCCGTATTTTTGTATAGATGTGGGTGGTACCATGGTCAAATATGCTTTGCTTGACGAACACGAAGCAGTCCTTGAACATGACGAAATCCCAACACAAAAAGAAAGTAAAGAAGCCTTTATTCACTCACTTAGCAAGCTCATCAATCCTTACCTGACATCTTTTGAGATTAAAGGAATTGGGATTAGTTTTCCTGGGCACATTGTACCAGAAACTGGCGTCGCCTTGCAGGCAGGAGCAATCGGTGTTTTAAGTGGCTGTAATGTCATTGACTTAGTACGACAAGAATTAAGTCAGCCAGATATTCCAATAATTATCGAAAATGATGCCAATTGTGCAGCAATCGCTGAAGCTTATTCGGGTCGTGGACAAGATTGTGATGATTTTTGCTTGATTACCATTGGAACGGGCATTGGCGGTGCTTTTGTCCATGATAAAAAAGTGGTTCATGGGCATTCTTACAAAGCAGGTGAGCTTGGGATGATGATTATCGATTACCAAGAAAGTGGTTATCAAACCTTGCATGACCTCGCTTCAACCAGCGCTCTTGTCAAGCAATATAAAGTCTTAAAAGGATTGCCTAGTGAAGAAACTATTCATGGCGCAGCTATTTTTGAAGATAATGACCTAGCTGTCAAAAGACTTATCCAAGAATGGTCAACCAGATTAGCCATAACGATTTTTAATGTGGTTTGTCAAAATGACCCAGACAAGGTGCTTTTGGGTGGAGGCATCAGCCGCAATCCACATTTATTGCCTTATATTTTGCTAGCTCTGGCAAAAAATCCTTTCTGGGAGACCTTTGAAGTGCCAATCGAAATTTGTCAGCATCAAAACTTAGCAGGATTGCTTGGTGCTTATCATTTGTTAAAAGAAAAAGGAGAATAG
- a CDS encoding helix-turn-helix domain-containing protein — MDESFLNYLEKVRMEKATDLLKESHLMVYEIADKVGYNNIDYFYKKFKHFYHISPNEYRRQIAQKSK, encoded by the coding sequence ATGGACGAATCATTCTTGAATTACCTTGAAAAAGTTCGTATGGAAAAAGCTACGGATTTATTGAAAGAATCTCATTTAATGGTTTATGAAATCGCAGACAAAGTCGGCTATAATAATATTGATTATTTCTACAAAAAATTTAAACACTTTTACCATATTTCCCCAAACGAATATCGCAGACAAATTGCTCAAAAATCAAAATAG
- a CDS encoding response regulator, with the protein MKKVLIVDDEKIIREGLKYLIDWENYGFSVVAMASNGKEGLQAIETYHPDLVITDIKMPEQTGLEMVQTAKERLDYPFYSIILSGYSEFEYAQQAVSLGFTSYLLKPVDEDELIAVLKTIQEETAKLDENDFEKRLFDKIFGTDKTGLTDYQFINCSRFDQAIPVDILEQLEELPLKYVVLNNLSKYYLILLTTAPLNQDVYQFTKICANRGKIISTGWVSAKQDLTVIPKQLNDLSEAAFMFPNQLILPEKITRMSPEIMIPVTLDDLVSKIIATNDLTTVVMAYGRSLCADYYLKDDLIWKMRHDYATILDKIKEKLQKSIAVDESAFCEKARQADSYPELITLFKEELEKLSRQIAEEFNNIDIIDQLIYYVDRHYEEDLTLKDIADHFGYNSAYLGKKFK; encoded by the coding sequence GTGAAAAAAGTATTGATTGTTGATGACGAAAAAATTATCAGAGAGGGATTGAAATACTTAATTGATTGGGAAAATTATGGCTTTTCTGTTGTTGCCATGGCAAGTAATGGTAAGGAAGGTTTGCAGGCGATTGAGACCTATCACCCAGATTTGGTTATCACAGACATCAAAATGCCTGAACAAACGGGTCTTGAAATGGTTCAAACAGCCAAAGAACGCCTTGACTATCCTTTTTATTCCATTATTTTATCAGGGTATTCGGAATTTGAATATGCTCAACAGGCGGTATCGCTAGGTTTCACGTCATATCTGTTAAAACCAGTTGATGAGGACGAACTGATTGCTGTATTGAAAACTATCCAAGAAGAAACAGCCAAGCTTGATGAAAATGATTTTGAAAAACGTTTGTTTGATAAGATTTTCGGTACTGACAAGACAGGCTTGACAGATTATCAATTTATCAACTGCTCACGCTTTGACCAAGCTATTCCAGTTGATATTTTGGAACAACTAGAGGAGCTTCCTCTGAAATACGTCGTGTTGAACAATCTCTCAAAATATTACCTTATTTTGCTGACAACTGCGCCGCTAAATCAAGACGTTTATCAATTTACCAAAATCTGTGCGAATCGCGGGAAAATTATCAGCACAGGCTGGGTGAGTGCCAAGCAAGATTTGACAGTCATTCCAAAACAGTTAAACGATTTATCCGAAGCAGCATTTATGTTTCCAAATCAGTTGATTTTACCTGAAAAAATCACGAGAATGTCACCAGAAATCATGATTCCAGTCACTTTAGATGACCTCGTATCAAAAATTATTGCCACTAATGATTTGACGACAGTCGTTATGGCTTACGGTCGTAGTCTTTGCGCAGATTATTACCTAAAAGATGACCTTATTTGGAAAATGCGTCACGATTATGCAACGATTCTTGATAAGATTAAGGAAAAATTGCAAAAATCAATCGCTGTCGATGAAAGTGCGTTTTGTGAGAAAGCTAGACAAGCAGATTCTTACCCCGAATTAATCACTTTATTTAAGGAAGAACTTGAAAAGCTATCCCGTCAGATTGCGGAAGAATTTAACAATATTGATATTATTGACCAATTGATTTATTATGTTGACCGTCATTACGAGGAAGATTTGACCTTGAAAGATATCGCAGACCATTTTGGCTACAATAGCGCCTATCTCGGTAAAAAATTCAAGTGA
- a CDS encoding alpha/beta hydrolase encodes MLYKEFSITDQNGNQATLTTYILENSPELKIEKRPALLICPGGGYQMTSDREAEPIAVKLLQYGFATFVLRYSVAPVRYPSSLVQVAKAVAFIRENAVPWGIDTQKIVVAGFSAGGHLAANLGVDWASDILKQALGDDVEQWKPNAILLAYPVISSGSFAHIDSFKQLLGDDFEQLAKYLSLENKVSSQTPPTFLWHTGEDELVPAENSLAFVQALRKYHIPVEYHLFSYGGHGLSLGSEASAAPNGYGIEENIQPWVDLFVQWFKKLPSQKKNSH; translated from the coding sequence ATGCTTTATAAAGAATTTTCGATTACTGACCAAAATGGGAATCAAGCCACTTTAACCACTTATATTTTAGAAAATTCCCCAGAACTAAAGATTGAAAAGCGTCCAGCACTTCTCATTTGCCCAGGTGGAGGGTATCAAATGACGTCAGATAGAGAAGCAGAACCCATAGCTGTAAAACTGTTACAATATGGTTTTGCTACTTTTGTCCTACGCTATTCGGTAGCTCCTGTTAGATATCCGTCAAGCCTTGTTCAAGTAGCAAAAGCAGTGGCTTTTATCAGAGAAAATGCGGTGCCATGGGGAATTGATACTCAAAAAATCGTTGTGGCAGGTTTTTCTGCTGGTGGTCATTTAGCTGCTAATTTAGGTGTTGATTGGGCATCAGATATTCTCAAACAAGCACTTGGGGATGATGTGGAGCAATGGAAACCTAATGCAATTTTATTAGCCTATCCTGTTATTTCTAGCGGTTCTTTTGCTCATATTGACTCTTTCAAACAGTTGTTAGGGGATGATTTTGAACAATTAGCAAAATACTTATCACTGGAAAATAAAGTATCTTCTCAAACACCCCCAACATTTCTTTGGCATACGGGTGAGGATGAGCTTGTGCCAGCTGAAAATAGCTTAGCTTTTGTTCAAGCTTTACGAAAATATCACATTCCTGTTGAATACCATTTATTCTCGTACGGAGGCCATGGTTTATCTCTTGGTAGTGAAGCTAGCGCAGCTCCAAATGGGTATGGCATTGAAGAAAATATTCAACCATGGGTAGATTTATTTGTGCAGTGGTTTAAAAAATTACCATCTCAAAAGAAAAATTCTCATTAA
- a CDS encoding alpha-L-fucosidase, protein MSITIEEIKRIANQGPYLPTWKSLFQYQVPEWFLKAKFGIFIHWGVYSVPAYRNEWYSRNMYITSHPEFQHHVKTYGEHKTFGYKDFIPMFTAEKFNAKEWLAIFEESGAKYIFPVAEHHDGFQMYQSALSPFNAVEMGPKRDILGELKKEAEKRGIHFCTSSHRAEHYFFFGHGKEFESDIVAPLTKDSLYWPAMPEPDHQDLFSKPYLDQAFLEDWLLRTAELIRDYQPEILYFDWWIEHDSFKDYLKLIAAYYYNLGVKWQKPTSICYKHDAMMFGTGIVEMERGGFEQAQPFSWQTDTAIARNSWCYTDSLAYKTPLEIIQTLIDVVAKNGNLLLNVGPKADGSIAKHDQDILETIGNWLSINGEAIYGAKVWRKAQEGPTRQPSGQFSDSKPIYYTTKDFRFTVSGNSIYVFIMGRLSGPEQLTIKALATSKDQDLPEFHGIIEKVFLLGKNQSLLWKQTSGGLKVEIPKVSSDLPQVLKVQVR, encoded by the coding sequence ATGAGCATTACCATTGAAGAAATCAAACGTATTGCCAATCAAGGACCATATTTACCAACGTGGAAATCTCTGTTTCAGTACCAAGTGCCAGAGTGGTTTTTAAAGGCTAAATTTGGAATTTTCATTCATTGGGGCGTGTATAGTGTTCCTGCTTATCGCAACGAATGGTATTCAAGGAATATGTACATCACATCACACCCAGAATTTCAGCACCATGTCAAAACTTACGGCGAGCATAAAACGTTTGGTTATAAAGATTTCATTCCTATGTTTACCGCTGAAAAATTTAATGCAAAAGAGTGGTTAGCAATTTTTGAAGAATCTGGTGCGAAATATATTTTTCCTGTTGCTGAACACCATGACGGTTTTCAGATGTACCAAAGTGCCTTATCACCGTTTAATGCTGTTGAAATGGGACCAAAACGCGATATTCTTGGAGAATTAAAAAAGGAAGCTGAGAAACGAGGGATTCATTTTTGTACCTCATCGCACCGCGCCGAGCATTATTTTTTCTTTGGACATGGTAAGGAATTTGAGAGTGATATTGTTGCCCCTTTAACAAAAGATAGCCTTTATTGGCCAGCCATGCCTGAACCTGACCACCAAGATTTATTTAGTAAGCCTTACCTAGACCAAGCTTTTTTAGAGGATTGGCTGCTGCGAACGGCAGAATTAATCAGAGATTACCAACCAGAAATACTTTATTTTGATTGGTGGATTGAGCACGACAGTTTCAAAGACTATCTAAAACTAATTGCTGCTTATTATTATAATTTAGGTGTCAAGTGGCAAAAGCCAACTAGTATTTGCTATAAACATGATGCCATGATGTTTGGGACTGGCATTGTTGAAATGGAACGAGGTGGTTTTGAACAAGCGCAGCCATTTTCTTGGCAGACAGACACGGCTATCGCTCGCAATTCGTGGTGCTATACGGACAGTTTGGCATACAAAACACCTTTAGAAATCATTCAAACCTTGATTGATGTTGTTGCTAAAAATGGCAATTTACTGCTTAATGTAGGACCAAAAGCTGACGGAAGCATTGCGAAACATGACCAAGATATTTTAGAAACCATTGGGAATTGGCTGTCTATTAATGGGGAGGCGATTTATGGTGCAAAAGTGTGGCGGAAAGCCCAAGAAGGACCAACTCGTCAACCGAGCGGTCAATTTTCAGACAGCAAACCAATTTATTACACAACAAAAGATTTTAGATTTACGGTGAGTGGCAATTCAATCTATGTTTTTATCATGGGAAGACTTTCAGGTCCAGAACAGCTAACCATTAAAGCATTAGCAACGTCGAAAGACCAAGATTTACCAGAATTTCATGGGATTATTGAAAAAGTATTTCTACTTGGAAAGAATCAATCGCTTCTTTGGAAGCAAACATCAGGTGGACTTAAGGTAGAAATTCCTAAAGTTTCTAGTGATTTGCCACAAGTTTTAAAAGTTCAAGTTAGATAG
- a CDS encoding extracellular solute-binding protein yields the protein MKKSWKKLVTLGIIATSSLALLSACSSKKTASVDRSETITVDVYDDVANYMGIQKGWFAQLVKDKFNIELNIIAPNVAGNGDTLYQTRTAAGDLGDIIITGSGEHYNELVQAGLLYDSTELYKKMDNVREYDAAVQHLNSDGTIYGFPTEVSSTSPTEPSEAQDPTFGTYLRWDLYGKVGYPQVNTLEDLLPVLAAMQEANPTSDSGKKVYAFSLFGDWDGNMMGAAKQLAALYGYDELGFVLAKADGSDYQSIIDSDSQYVRALKFYFEANQLGLVDPESTTQNYDTLYSKFQDGQVLFSWWPWLGQAAYNTTDNLNAGKGFMSVPIKDQKIFSYGAYAYGGKQFIGIGSNAKDPERIAEFIDWLYSPEGERANSSSSQGSAGIEGLTWDINDDGLPELTDFGKSALLSSDGAEVPEEYGSGSYSDGLSTLNVDTIIPIDIDPDTNSPYYFTLWDTYQQEYNTNPVITDWSSHMDNAETTIDYLEKNDQLLVAPGASYLAPEDDSEIETLRNQVKSTVVEYSWKMVFAKDEAEFNSLLKEMQDTAKGLNYDKVLAIDMQNAKDQQKAREEVVKEAKADDND from the coding sequence ATGAAAAAAAGTTGGAAAAAGCTTGTGACATTAGGAATTATTGCAACTTCTTCTTTGGCATTATTGTCAGCATGTAGCAGTAAAAAAACGGCTAGCGTAGATAGAAGCGAAACCATTACTGTTGATGTTTATGATGATGTTGCCAACTATATGGGAATCCAAAAAGGGTGGTTTGCACAACTTGTCAAAGATAAATTTAACATCGAATTAAACATTATCGCACCAAACGTTGCTGGAAATGGTGATACGCTTTACCAAACACGAACAGCCGCAGGTGATTTGGGTGATATTATTATCACAGGTAGTGGTGAGCATTACAATGAATTGGTGCAAGCTGGCTTGCTTTACGATTCAACAGAGCTCTACAAAAAAATGGACAATGTCAGAGAATATGATGCAGCTGTTCAACATTTAAATAGTGATGGGACTATTTATGGTTTCCCAACAGAAGTTTCAAGTACTTCCCCAACGGAGCCTTCAGAAGCTCAAGACCCAACCTTCGGAACTTATTTGCGCTGGGATTTGTATGGGAAAGTTGGTTACCCACAAGTCAATACGCTTGAAGATTTGTTGCCAGTTTTAGCGGCAATGCAAGAAGCCAACCCAACATCTGATTCAGGCAAAAAAGTCTATGCCTTCTCACTCTTTGGCGATTGGGACGGCAATATGATGGGAGCTGCGAAACAATTGGCTGCGCTTTATGGTTATGATGAATTAGGCTTTGTTTTAGCCAAAGCAGACGGCTCTGATTATCAAAGTATCATTGACAGTGATTCACAATATGTGCGTGCTTTGAAATTCTACTTTGAAGCTAATCAACTAGGACTTGTTGACCCAGAATCAACAACACAAAACTACGATACCCTTTATTCAAAATTCCAAGACGGACAAGTTCTCTTCTCATGGTGGCCTTGGCTTGGACAAGCAGCCTACAACACAACTGACAATTTAAATGCAGGTAAAGGCTTTATGTCAGTTCCTATTAAAGACCAAAAAATCTTCTCATACGGTGCCTATGCTTACGGTGGTAAACAATTCATTGGTATCGGCTCTAATGCCAAAGACCCAGAACGCATTGCTGAATTTATTGACTGGTTGTATTCACCAGAAGGTGAACGTGCCAACAGTTCATCAAGTCAAGGTAGTGCAGGTATCGAAGGCTTGACATGGGATATTAACGATGACGGGCTACCAGAATTGACAGACTTCGGGAAATCAGCCCTCTTGTCTAGCGACGGTGCAGAAGTGCCTGAAGAATACGGTAGTGGTTCATACAGCGACGGTCTTTCAACATTGAACGTTGACACAATCATTCCAATTGATATTGACCCAGATACCAATAGTCCATATTACTTCACTTTGTGGGATACTTACCAACAAGAATACAACACAAATCCTGTCATTACTGACTGGAGCTCACATATGGACAATGCCGAAACAACCATTGACTATCTTGAAAAGAATGACCAACTTCTTGTTGCACCAGGAGCAAGCTATCTTGCGCCTGAAGATGACTCTGAAATCGAAACTCTTCGAAATCAAGTGAAATCAACGGTGGTTGAATATTCTTGGAAAATGGTATTTGCCAAAGATGAAGCAGAATTCAACTCATTGTTAAAAGAAATGCAAGATACAGCTAAAGGTTTGAATTACGACAAAGTGTTAGCGATTGATATGCAAAATGCCAAAGACCAACAAAAAGCGCGTGAAGAAGTCGTCAAAGAAGCCAAAGCTGATGATAACGATTAA
- a CDS encoding carbohydrate ABC transporter permease has translation MKKKDQLTRSDITFNICNYLFFIIFTFICFYPFYYLIINSISNNELSALGEIRFLPKEIHFENYIQILKLGGLPTAAVVSVARTVIGTAATVLASAFLGFMFTQEQFWKKAFWYRFIIITMYFNAGMIPMFITMKTLGLTNNFWVYVLPAVVQPFNIILVKTYIESIPKSLQEAAEIDGANILQVFFKVILPNCTPILATVAIFSAVGQWNSFQDTLIYITDQKLYSLQYLLYTYINQANSLAQMVKNTGGAVGSVVSAATTQTPTSIRMTVSVIVVLPIMFIYPMFQKYFVKGIMLGAVKG, from the coding sequence ATGAAGAAAAAAGATCAGTTAACACGCTCGGATATAACATTTAATATTTGTAACTATTTATTCTTTATAATTTTTACATTTATCTGTTTTTATCCATTCTATTATTTAATTATTAATTCGATTAGTAACAATGAATTAAGTGCCTTGGGAGAAATTCGTTTCTTACCAAAAGAAATTCATTTTGAAAATTATATTCAAATTTTAAAACTGGGTGGTTTGCCAACGGCTGCAGTTGTTTCAGTTGCTAGGACTGTGATTGGTACAGCAGCGACGGTTTTAGCTTCGGCTTTCTTGGGATTTATGTTCACCCAAGAGCAGTTTTGGAAAAAAGCATTTTGGTACCGCTTTATTATCATCACAATGTACTTTAATGCAGGTATGATTCCAATGTTTATCACTATGAAAACGTTGGGATTGACCAATAATTTTTGGGTATATGTGCTGCCAGCCGTTGTTCAGCCATTTAACATTATTTTGGTTAAGACTTATATCGAATCAATTCCAAAATCATTGCAAGAAGCAGCTGAAATTGATGGGGCAAATATTTTACAAGTTTTCTTTAAAGTCATTTTGCCAAACTGTACCCCAATTTTAGCAACGGTAGCGATTTTCTCAGCAGTTGGTCAATGGAATTCTTTCCAAGATACCTTGATTTACATTACTGACCAGAAGCTATACTCTCTGCAATATTTGCTTTATACTTATATTAATCAAGCTAATAGCTTAGCGCAAATGGTGAAAAATACAGGTGGAGCAGTTGGTAGTGTGGTTTCTGCGGCAACGACTCAAACACCAACATCAATTCGCATGACGGTTTCTGTTATCGTGGTTTTGCCGATTATGTTTATTTACCCAATGTTCCAAAAATACTTTGTAAAAGGGATTATGTTGGGTGCTGTAAAAGGTTAA
- a CDS encoding ABC transporter permease — translation MIKPSSHKSKQTISDRHSREGKVMFLTVLPFLILVFLFSYFPLHGWIYALYDYKPALGLSGSEFVGLKWFKMIVSSKTQLDQLVQVMKNTFAMSFLGIATSFFPVLFAIFLNEIKSKWFKNIVQTLTTLPNFISWVLVYTIAFSLFSSTGLVNTLLEHYGIITEPVKFLDSDKHTWLIMCLWGIWKGLGWGAIMYLAAIAGIDPELYESAQIDGANRFDLMRHITLPALMPTYLVMLMLSIANLLSNGMDQYFVFQNAFNKEHIQVLDLYVYNIGLGGSSLSFATALSMLKSVISVVLLAVVNIASKKIRGTSIV, via the coding sequence ATGATAAAACCTAGTTCGCACAAATCAAAACAGACCATAAGCGACAGGCATTCCCGCGAAGGGAAAGTGATGTTTTTAACGGTTCTCCCTTTTTTGATTTTAGTGTTTCTATTTTCTTATTTCCCGCTGCATGGTTGGATTTATGCTTTGTATGATTACAAGCCAGCTCTGGGGCTGTCGGGAAGTGAATTTGTTGGTTTGAAATGGTTCAAGATGATTGTTTCTAGCAAGACCCAATTAGACCAACTGGTACAAGTAATGAAAAATACATTTGCCATGAGTTTCTTGGGCATTGCGACATCATTCTTTCCAGTTTTATTTGCCATTTTTCTAAATGAAATTAAGAGCAAATGGTTTAAGAACATCGTTCAAACCTTGACAACATTGCCAAACTTTATCAGTTGGGTGCTTGTTTACACGATTGCTTTTAGCCTTTTCTCAAGCACTGGTTTGGTTAATACGTTATTAGAGCATTATGGCATTATTACAGAGCCTGTTAAGTTCCTCGATAGTGATAAACATACTTGGTTAATCATGTGTCTGTGGGGCATTTGGAAAGGACTAGGTTGGGGAGCTATCATGTACTTGGCTGCGATTGCTGGGATTGATCCTGAATTGTACGAATCAGCACAGATTGACGGTGCTAACCGTTTTGATTTAATGCGTCATATTACCTTGCCAGCTCTTATGCCGACTTACTTGGTAATGTTGATGTTGTCTATTGCTAATTTATTAAGTAATGGTATGGATCAATATTTTGTATTCCAAAACGCCTTTAACAAAGAACATATCCAAGTTTTGGATTTATACGTTTATAATATCGGTCTTGGTGGTAGTAGTTTATCATTTGCCACAGCACTTAGTATGTTGAAGAGTGTTATCAGTGTGGTTTTATTGGCAGTTGTTAATATTGCTTCCAAGAAAATCCGTGGCACAAGTATTGTTTAG